Within Campylobacterota bacterium, the genomic segment AGATTACTAAATCGAGATCATCACAAACAAGTCATTAAAGAAGAATATACTCAAAAAATTTCTATTAACCCAATTATTAATACTATTTTACTTTTTATTACACGTATTGAAAACAAACTAAACAATTTTTTACCGAATATGTTTGGTGGAAGTCTATTAATAATTGCGAGAAAAAAATGATCCCATTTAATAAACCACCATTTACCGGGAATGAAGAGCGTCACGTTCTAGCTTCAATGAAGAGCGCGAAAATATCCGGAGATGGCGAATTTACCCGAAAATGTCACCAGTGGTTTGAAGAACAGCTTCAATGTTCAAAAGCTCTCTTGACAACTTCCTGTACCCATGCCCTGGAAATGGCAGCCATTCTGATTGGTATCGAACCCGGTGACGAAGTCATCATGCCGAGCTATACCTTCGTGTCTACCGCAAATGCATTTGTGCTAAGAGGAGCAAAAATCATTTTTGTCGATATTCGTCCAGATACCATGAATATCGATGAAACGCTAATCGAAGCCGCTATAACTCCTCGTACCAAAGCAATCGTACCGGTGCATTATGCCGGCATAGGATGCGAAATGGATACCATAATGGAAATCGCCGAGCGCAACAATCTGTTCGTCATAGAAGACGCTGCCCAGGGGATGATGTCTGAATATCGAGGAAAGCCTCTTGGTACAATCGGCCATTTGGGAGCATATAGCTTCCATGAAACCAAAAACTATACCAGCGGGGGAGAAGGCGGACTGCTCATCATCAATGACCCTCATTTTATAGAACGGGCAGAAATCATCCGTGAAAAAGGGACGAACCGAAGCCAGTTCTTCCGGGGTATGGTCGATAAATACAGCTGGGTCGATATTGGAAGCAGTTACTTACCCAATGATATCAGTGCCGCATATTTATGGGGGCAGCTTGAAGAAGCTGAAACGATCCGGACTGATCGCTTGCAAAGCTGGCAAACCTATTGGGATAATCTCATCCGGCTTGGCCTCGAAACATGGCTAGAATTGCCTACCATACCGGAGCATACGCGCCATAATGCTCACATGTTTTATATCAAAACAGCCAATTTAACGGAACGGACAGCCTTATTGTCATATTTGGGAGAACATGGCATCAATGCCGTATTCCATTATGTGCCACTCCACAGTGCGACAGCAGGGATAGCATATGGCCACTTTTTTGGAGAAGATCTTTTTACCACTTCTCAAAGCGAACGGCTTATCCGCCTGCCAATGTATTTTGGGATACGGAAAGAAGAAATTGAGTATGTTGCAAATACAATTGCAAAATTTTATCAGTGATTGGAGCAAGCCATTTGAAAAAAATTAGCATTATGACGGCATGTTATAACGAAGAAGAGAATATTGCCGAAGTTTATAAACAAGTCAAACGTGTTTTTGAATCCAAGTTGTCAGAATACCGATACGAGCATGTGTTTATCGACAACGCATCCGAAGATCGAACGGTTGAAATTTTGCGGGGCATCGCAGCGAATGATCTGAATGTAAAAGTGATTGTCAATGCGCGTAACTTCGGGCACATACGATCGCCGTTCCATGGCATCATGCAGTGTAACGGGGATGCTGTCATTTCCATCGTCGCCGATTTACAGGATCCACCGGAGATGATTGTCGATTTTGTCCGCCAGTGGGAACAGGGATATAAAGTGGTTATCGGTGTTAAAGAACAAAGCTATGAAAAAAAGTGGATGTTCAAATTGCGGGAAGCATATTACAATCTGCTGTACCGTCTTTCGGAAGTTGAAATATTCAAGGGGTTCACGGGATTCGGCTTGTATGACAAAAAGATCATTGACTTTTTGCGTGAATTC encodes:
- the rffA gene encoding dTDP-4-amino-4,6-dideoxygalactose transaminase, giving the protein MIPFNKPPFTGNEERHVLASMKSAKISGDGEFTRKCHQWFEEQLQCSKALLTTSCTHALEMAAILIGIEPGDEVIMPSYTFVSTANAFVLRGAKIIFVDIRPDTMNIDETLIEAAITPRTKAIVPVHYAGIGCEMDTIMEIAERNNLFVIEDAAQGMMSEYRGKPLGTIGHLGAYSFHETKNYTSGGEGGLLIINDPHFIERAEIIREKGTNRSQFFRGMVDKYSWVDIGSSYLPNDISAAYLWGQLEEAETIRTDRLQSWQTYWDNLIRLGLETWLELPTIPEHTRHNAHMFYIKTANLTERTALLSYLGEHGINAVFHYVPLHSATAGIAYGHFFGEDLFTTSQSERLIRLPMYFGIRKEEIEYVANTIAKFYQ
- a CDS encoding glycosyltransferase family 2 protein codes for the protein MKKISIMTACYNEEENIAEVYKQVKRVFESKLSEYRYEHVFIDNASEDRTVEILRGIAANDLNVKVIVNARNFGHIRSPFHGIMQCNGDAVISIVADLQDPPEMIVDFVRQWEQGYKVVIGVKEQSYEKKWMFKLREAYYNLLYRLSEVEIFKGFTGFGLYDKKIIDFLREFDDPYPFFRGMIAEIGFKVAKIPYTQPARPRGISKNNFYTLYDMGILGIINNSKVPLRIATLLGFALALISFVTAIGYTVVKLLNWDSMPLGIAPLIIGTSFMFGVVLFFLGIIGEYIGAIYTQVLKRPRVFEQERINFIKED